DNA sequence from the Pseudophryne corroboree isolate aPseCor3 chromosome 6, aPseCor3.hap2, whole genome shotgun sequence genome:
TCTCTGGTCTCATCTATGAGGAGACCCGCGGGGTGCTGAAAGTGTTTCTGGAGAACGTGATCCGGGACGCCGTCACTTACACCGAGCACGCCAAGAGGAAGACTGTCACCGCtatggatgtggtctatgctctGAAGCGCCAGGGACGCACACTGTACGGATTCGGAGGCTGAACACTGAGGC
Encoded proteins:
- the LOC134936327 gene encoding histone H4; translated protein: MSGRGKGGKGLGKGGAKRHRKVLRDNIQGITKPAIRRLARRGGVKRISGLIYEETRGVLKVFLENVIRDAVTYTEHAKRKTVTAMDVVYALKRQGRTLYGFGG